The DNA region ACTCTAAGTACCACTAAGAAAACAGGCTATGTTACTTTACTGCAGAACTTGGACAGAATAATTAATTTCAGATTCAACAATTCAAGAAAAAAATGCATTAACATGATTATCTGATGCACATGTTTAATTTTCTTAAGCACAGCGATTCTAAAAAGAAAAAGCAGTCAAACAACTAAAAGCAATCAAATTTTAGaattttattagaaataaaATTACCACACATGCAATTCTACATGGGTTGGAATTTTGCGACGTGCCACTATTACTGTCGCACTAGTTCAACTTTCTCATCATTTTTTTTAATTCTCAGCATGTTTTTAGGATCAACATCATATTTTTTCCATGTTCCGTAATTGTTTGGCTTCCGTGCAACGCATGGGCAAAGATCTAGTATATATATCAAACTAAGAGGCCGCAGCATTCTCTGCTAGGTGGTTTTATATCCAGATGATCACAACATCTCCCCTATCATCTCTCCTCCCGTTTCTTGACTCCTTTTCTGTTGCTTCTCTCAGGGCACAACATATTCTGTGCAGATATTTAATCTGGGCATGTGAGGCATCAGGACTCCAAAGTAATCCCACATTGGCGTTGCCCTCACCTTATGGATCCTCTTGGCAGTGGTGTAGGGATCATCGTGCACGTAATCTTTGTTGAATACAAGATGGAGGAAGAAAAGGCGACATGAATCAAACAAAAGCTGGGTTATCCAAATGGGTTAGAAATCATCGGTGTGGCTCTACTCTAGGAGGTAGGAAGAGAGATATATGGAGGTAGATCCAAGCAAGCTGTCAAGTCAATACATTCTGTATCATTGTTCAAAACAAAGACAGATAAGCAGGGTTCCACAAATGTAGTACTTTGCAGTTCTACACAAAGAATTGATATAAGCAGTGGTTGGTTCTTGATTGCTCTCCATTATATGGACTGACATCTTTCTGTTTCATTTACCTTGACTTGTCAGGTACGTGTTGTGTACTTGTGATGTTCTAATGAACAAAGGCTAAGCGTATACCGCGATGTTTAGACAGAAACATTTTTATTTTCTAGTTTTCTTTCGTGGCTTGAACTCGAATACGGAGGAGGATGTATGAAATATGCCACTAGTTTCCATTTAGCGTTTAGAACTTGTTCAGTTAATCCCCTCCCCCGAGGGAATTGTAGGGGATTAATAATGGGGATTTTGTAAAAACCCTTTCGGTCCCCTCCAATCCTCTTAAATAAGTGTGGTTAATGGTGAATCGGAGGGGGTCGATCAGTCAGTCTGGTCTCGGCTGGAGCGGTAAAAGTGGGCGCTCATCACTAGAATCGCTCCAAGCCGTTCACCTGTCACCACAGCAACAGCAAATCCCGGCTCCTTTCTCTTCTTTCTTCACACCATTTCACATGCTCCATTCCCTTTTCTGTTCCTCCTAGCACCCGGGTGTCAAAGGTTTGGACCTCGATCTCTtgatttctctctttttctcttcgTTGCTGTGTGGTTGGCTTGTTGCTATGCCCTGCGGCTTTATCTTCCGCTCTCCATTTATTTTCCTTTATGATCCGATCAACATTCATCACCTCACAGAAAAGGGACGCCTCCATCAAGTAGTTAGAGAATACGAGTACATTTTTTTAAGTTAGGATTAAGCATATGCATCTCATGTTGTTACAATCCAATCAGGATGGAAAAACTAAGTTTCAAAATCATTTTACTTGTACATGATTTGCACAAGGCCCAAGCTTACTGCACAACAAGACTCTGCCCGACAATGCTCCCCTTTTTATTTTTTCCCCTGGTTTTGATTTTTGTTGATGTCGTCTTAGCAGGGTCAGGGAGCGCAGATCTTGCCGCCGGCCATGGTGAAGATCTGCTGCATCGGCGCGGGGTATGTGGGCGGTCCTACGATGGCGGTAATCGCGCTCAAGTGCCCCGCCAtcgaggtggtggtggtggacaTCTCGGAGCAGCGCATCGCCGGGTGGAACAGCGAGCGCCTCCCCATCTACGAGCCCGGCCTGGACGACGTCGTGAGGCAGTGCCGCGGCcgcaacctcttcttcagcacCGAGGTGCACCGCCACGTGGGCGACGCGGACATCGTCTTCGTCTCCGTCAACACCCCCACCAAGACGTGCGGCCTCGGCGCCGGGAAGGCCGCCGACCTCACCTACTGGGAGAGCGCGGCGCGCATGATCGCCGACGTCTCCCGCTCCGACAAGATCGTGGTGGAGAAGTCGACGGTGCCGGTGAAGACGGCGGAGGCGATCGAGAAGATCCTGGTGCACAACGGCCGCGGCGTGCGGTACCAGATCCTGTCCAACCCGGAGTTCCTGGCGGAGGGCACGGCGATCCAGGACCTGTTCGCGCCCGACCGCGTGCTCATCGGCGGCCGCGAGACCCCCGAGGGCCGCGCCGCCGTGAAGGCGCTCAAGGACGTGTACGCGCAGTGGGTGCCCGATGAGCGCATCATCACCACCAACCTGTGGTCGGCGGAGCTGTCGAAGCTCGCCGCCAACGCCTTCCTGGCGCAGCGCATCTCCTCCGTGAACGCCATCTCGGCGCTCTGCGAGGCCACCGGCGCCGACGTGACGCAGGTGGCGCACTCCGTGGGCAAGGACGCGCGCATCGGCCCGCGCTTCCTCTCCGCCAGCGTCGGCTTCGGCGGATCGTGCTTCCAGAAGGACATCCTGAACCTGGTGTACATCTGCGAGTGCTACGGGCTCCCTGAGGTGGCCGGCTACTGGCGGGAGGTGATCCGGATCAACGACTACCAGAAGAGCCGGTTCGTGAACCGCGTCGTGTCCTCCATGTTCAACACCGTCGCCGGCAAGAAGGTGGCCGTGCTGGGGTTCGCCTTCAAGAAGGACACGGGCGACACCCGCGAGACGCCGGCGATCGACGTCTGCAAGGGCctgctcggggacaaggcggTGGTGAGCATCTACGACCCGCAGGTGACCGGGGAGCAGGTGTCCCGGGACCTGGCCATGAACAAGTTCGACTGGGACCACCCGCGCCACCTGCAGCCGCTGAGCGACACCGACCTGGCGAAGCAGGTGGGCATGGCGGCGGACGCGTACGAGGCCGCGCGCGACGCGCACGCCGTCTGCATCCTCACCGAGTGGGACGAGTTCAGGAGCCTCGACTACAAGCGCATGTTCGACGCCATGCACAAGCCGGCGTTCATCTTCGACGGCCGCAACGTCGTCGACGTCGCCAAGCTCCGGGAGATCGGGTTCGTCGTCTACTCCATCGGGAAGCCGCTCGACGATTGGCTCAAGGACATGCCCGCCGTCGCATGATCGACCTCCGTCCCCCATCTTGCCTCTTTTTCTCTGCTAAGTTAGCTCGTTTTCCCGGTTCCATTTTGTTCTTCAGGGATCAGAACTTAGTTAGCTGGGTATGCATTTCGTTGGCTTATGTACGATTAATTAGCCACATTCTTTATTATTTGCTTCTTTTTTAGGTACTTATTAGATATGGAGATATTTTTTAATTGTGTAgtactaataagagcaaccccAGCAATGCCACCTAAACTAAACTAAGGTCCCTACTTTTTACTTTCTAAGTAAAGATTCTTCCTACTTTATATAGGGTGTAAATTTTTACTCATAACTCCAACAACAGCCCTTATTTTCAACCCGGTGTGACCAATAGtgtttaattttttattttatttccacaatccttcttcttcctcgcatcTTTCTCTCTCTCGCACGCATCTCCCTCCGCCCACTGCCTCGCATTTCTCTCTCCCGCACCCCTACCTCTTTCTGCCGCCTGCACTCGCCCTCTGCTGGCCAAAACGGATTGCATGTCCATATGCCCCAGCGGTAGCGGCGCCAGAGGCTGCCATCCCCTTTCCCCGAAGGTCCGTACTCGAGCTCCCCTTCTTGATTTGGTGGAGAATCTCGATCTCGGCGGAGAAGCTCAAGCTCGAGGGTGGCGATGAGGTGCTGTAGTTGGGTGGGAGGGAGGGGGGTGCTGGAGCTCAGCGTCGCCGGGGTGCCGCAGCTTGGGGGTGGCGAGGGTGCTCGGGGATGGCGGCAGCAGGGTGCCGCAGCTCAGGGGCACCGAGGTGCTCGAtctcgggggcggcggcggcggcgctggtgccgCAACTCGGGAGGCAGCGGGGTGCTTGAGCTCAgtggcgacggcggcgtgggTGTGGTAGCTTTCCGAGCGCGCGAGGCGAGGTAGAGGAACAATAGGGCAAAAAAGTAGGGGCCTCCCTAGCCACGCATGGAAGAAGGGGCTGGAGGGGTGGGTTTGAGATCCTACTCTATAGATTTAAATAGGGATTCCGTTGGAGTAAAATTTGTAAAACTTTTTGCTCTTGATCCTTACTTTTTGGGTAGGACCTTAGATACAGATCTTGCTGGAGTTGCTCTAAGTTTAGCTTTTATTTATGTATATATAAAATATTGGCAAAACATCGGGATCCCGGTATAATAGTTGAGTTTCGGATATCTCACTTTAATTAGTCGACTGAGTTAAGGGGGGGGACTCAAGCCAAGGAGTAAGTTAAATTTTGGACATTACATTTTTTGAAGCCAAAATTTTATAATGCCAAAACTGGGGCACAAAAGATATGGATCTTGCTACATTGTCGGGCGAAAAATTGGGCTACAAATGTAATGTAATGGTCCTATTTATGAAAGGGTTTGCTAGGCTCTTATTCAGACATCCACCATGCTTCCAAGTTACCAAAGGTGTCTTAGTTTCACTATTGCGGATTCTCTCATGCATCCATGCCTCTCATAATTAACAGACCATCATTAGAAAATTCAACCAACGAAGTTGAGCGAGCTTTATAGAATAGAATAACTTTCAACTTGAGGGGTTTTTAAAAAGTTCAACTCAAAAAGGATTTTAAGTAACTTGACGTCTTTTGAAAGTTGAAACTCTTAACTCTCCGGTCTCTAGCTGTCTAGCACATATTTATGATCCCATTTCCTTTCATAAAAAAATATTTAGATTCCAAATTGTAGAACTCATCCCCGCGCCCACGTCTTGTCAGAAATTTTTGGCTGtatccgcccgccgcccacgttCTCTCTGGCGCCTCCACAGCCGTCCGATCGAACGCCAACGGCTTCCCCCAATCCCCACGGGCCACGGCGCCTAGAAAACCCCAGCTCCTCCCCCCTCCTTGTTGCGAAAGCCTGGCTCTTCCCTTCCGAAAGCAGCAACACGCCAAGaacccaccaccaccgccgtgcgctgcaaggggaggaggaggccgccggCCCGCCGCAGGAATCGGCGGAAGGTCACTCGCTGTAGATTGAAGGAATCCTCCAGG from Panicum hallii strain FIL2 chromosome 9, PHallii_v3.1, whole genome shotgun sequence includes:
- the LOC112876618 gene encoding UDP-glucose 6-dehydrogenase 2 — encoded protein: MVKICCIGAGYVGGPTMAVIALKCPAIEVVVVDISEQRIAGWNSERLPIYEPGLDDVVRQCRGRNLFFSTEVHRHVGDADIVFVSVNTPTKTCGLGAGKAADLTYWESAARMIADVSRSDKIVVEKSTVPVKTAEAIEKILVHNGRGVRYQILSNPEFLAEGTAIQDLFAPDRVLIGGRETPEGRAAVKALKDVYAQWVPDERIITTNLWSAELSKLAANAFLAQRISSVNAISALCEATGADVTQVAHSVGKDARIGPRFLSASVGFGGSCFQKDILNLVYICECYGLPEVAGYWREVIRINDYQKSRFVNRVVSSMFNTVAGKKVAVLGFAFKKDTGDTRETPAIDVCKGLLGDKAVVSIYDPQVTGEQVSRDLAMNKFDWDHPRHLQPLSDTDLAKQVGMAADAYEAARDAHAVCILTEWDEFRSLDYKRMFDAMHKPAFIFDGRNVVDVAKLREIGFVVYSIGKPLDDWLKDMPAVA